Proteins found in one Bacteroidota bacterium genomic segment:
- a CDS encoding polysaccharide deacetylase family protein, which produces MNPNQIIRKYSQSAPYTGKDVFCVDWEEWFHIGGLENPYEDIGLWDSATPSVVGDTDILLDLLAEFGHKATFLCVGWVAEKHPDVVRKIAAAGHEIGCHGYYHKMLWTQTPEEFKEEISRTRKLLQNLSGQEVTTFRAPCFSMTQETFWAYPILAELGFKIDVSLVPAARDNGGVVGFERDPFLLQTESGDIVVFPVTVMNLAGKLTQFSGGGHLRALPSRLIDYGFKQNHQQGRPVMAYIHPREVNPDHPRVEGLSWKKRFTSYHGMKSVVPKLRRMMARHSFVTISECLNQNLEQNLQNHTAG; this is translated from the coding sequence ATGAACCCCAATCAGATCATTCGGAAGTATTCGCAGTCGGCTCCCTACACGGGCAAGGATGTATTTTGCGTGGATTGGGAGGAATGGTTCCACATCGGCGGACTGGAAAATCCCTACGAGGACATTGGCCTTTGGGACAGCGCGACGCCTTCTGTGGTGGGTGATACGGACATTCTCTTGGATCTCCTTGCAGAATTCGGGCACAAGGCGACCTTCCTCTGCGTGGGTTGGGTCGCCGAAAAACACCCCGATGTGGTGCGCAAAATTGCTGCGGCAGGCCACGAAATCGGCTGCCATGGCTATTACCACAAGATGCTCTGGACACAAACCCCGGAGGAGTTCAAGGAAGAGATTAGCAGGACGCGGAAATTGTTACAAAACCTCAGCGGACAGGAGGTTACGACGTTTCGTGCCCCATGTTTTTCGATGACGCAGGAGACCTTTTGGGCGTATCCGATTCTGGCCGAATTGGGATTCAAGATCGATGTCTCCTTGGTTCCGGCCGCCCGCGACAATGGCGGCGTCGTCGGATTTGAGCGCGATCCTTTTTTGTTGCAAACGGAGTCCGGCGATATTGTGGTCTTTCCGGTGACGGTGATGAACCTTGCGGGCAAACTCACGCAATTCAGCGGCGGCGGGCACCTGCGCGCACTTCCCTCCCGCTTGATCGACTATGGCTTCAAACAAAACCATCAACAAGGCCGCCCTGTGATGGCGTATATCCATCCGCGGGAAGTGAATCCTGACCATCCGCGGGTGGAGGGATTGTCGTGGAAGAAGCGGTTTACATCTTACCACGGGATGAAGTCGGTCGTGCCGAAGTTGCGGCGGATGATGGCACGGCATTCGTTTGTGACGATCAGCGAATGTTTGAATCAGAATCTTGAGCAGAATTTACAGAATCACACCGCGGGTTGA